One region of Mucilaginibacter sp. 14171R-50 genomic DNA includes:
- a CDS encoding outer membrane beta-barrel family protein: MKQQTIKILYLLLLLLSAATVNAQQARPTASVAGTLQNEQAKPVDYATITLLRAKDSAVVKGTLTNDAGNYVIDHIMPGKYIVKATNVGYHPAFSPAFEVTADQTQVSAPLLKMEQNSRSLQGVTVTSSKPLIERKLDRTVMNVENSVLAAGNSALEILERAPGVTIDKDDNITLKGKQGVTVMINDKLTYLSSTQLAALLRSTDGTTIQSIEIITNPSAKYDASGNSGIINIKLKKNKQSGTNGSITAGAAYGKNFRDNTSLNLNHKVGNLNVFGTLSRGDVTRQNVIDINRTVVSGPTTTYFMQNTLMKRTVHYNNYRVGADYTTSAKNTLGFVVSGDYTNEYNNNKSVTNIGSTPVVLDSVQHTPSTINQTYRNIAINLNDKLVIDTNGQELSIDLDYSKFKNNSFANNDTYFFLPDGSVQHPALFLRNQTPSNITIYTGKADYTYPINKNLKLEAGVKASSVKTDNDLRAEIEKGGTFINDVSRTNRFIYDERVSAAYVNLGQTFKNTSVQVGLRAENTVSTGNLITNSQVVHRSYLDFFPSLFVNQTLSAKHELGFNFSRRIDRPNYDNLNPFVYYLDQYTYEKGNPFLKPQYTNSFELNYTYNKTINVTLGYSHTTDASVDVLYTDTVKKATFQTNENLQTQNNYNININTPYTIAKWWTGNVDVTGFYQKFKSAGLFGGTLNNGQAAFQGRTTQTFIVPGYKFEVSAFYQSAVSYSIFKIKPQYSVDAGVSHSFYKKKMNIKLAVSDIFDTRKNRVATNYTSTNLNLVQKNETRLARITFTYNFGNSKIKARQHRTGAEDEKGRVKSGN, translated from the coding sequence ATGAAACAACAAACTATTAAAATACTATATCTCCTGCTCCTGCTATTATCCGCCGCTACCGTAAATGCACAACAAGCCAGGCCAACCGCCAGCGTAGCGGGCACGTTACAGAACGAGCAGGCAAAACCTGTGGATTACGCTACAATAACCTTGTTAAGGGCCAAAGATTCAGCGGTAGTTAAAGGCACGCTTACAAACGATGCCGGTAACTATGTAATAGATCATATCATGCCGGGCAAGTATATTGTTAAGGCAACAAACGTTGGCTACCACCCGGCTTTTAGCCCGGCATTCGAGGTAACGGCCGACCAAACGCAGGTTAGTGCGCCCTTACTAAAAATGGAGCAAAACAGCCGTAGCCTGCAAGGCGTAACCGTAACTTCATCAAAACCCCTTATTGAGCGCAAGCTCGACCGCACGGTGATGAACGTAGAGAATAGCGTGCTTGCCGCGGGTAACTCTGCCTTAGAGATATTGGAACGCGCCCCTGGAGTTACTATTGATAAAGACGACAATATAACCCTGAAGGGCAAACAGGGCGTTACCGTGATGATAAATGATAAGCTTACGTACCTGTCGTCAACACAATTGGCGGCCTTACTGCGGTCTACCGATGGCACGACGATACAATCTATAGAGATCATCACCAACCCTTCTGCAAAATACGATGCTTCGGGCAATTCGGGTATCATCAACATCAAATTAAAAAAGAACAAGCAAAGCGGCACAAACGGCAGTATAACGGCCGGCGCTGCATATGGCAAAAACTTTAGAGATAACACCAGTCTTAACCTGAACCATAAAGTTGGCAACCTGAATGTATTTGGCACGCTTAGTCGTGGTGATGTGACCCGTCAGAATGTAATTGACATTAACCGCACCGTGGTGAGCGGGCCAACCACAACTTATTTTATGCAAAACACACTTATGAAAAGAACGGTACATTATAATAATTACCGTGTAGGGGCCGATTACACCACTTCGGCTAAAAACACCTTAGGTTTTGTTGTAAGCGGCGATTACACTAACGAATATAATAACAACAAAAGCGTTACCAATATCGGGTCAACACCGGTTGTTTTAGATTCGGTACAACATACGCCCTCAACCATTAACCAAACTTACCGTAACATTGCTATAAACCTGAATGACAAGCTGGTTATAGATACTAACGGCCAGGAATTGAGTATAGACCTGGATTACTCAAAATTCAAAAACAACTCATTTGCCAATAACGATACATACTTTTTCCTGCCCGATGGCAGCGTACAGCACCCGGCTTTATTTTTACGTAATCAAACACCTTCAAACATCACCATATACACCGGCAAGGCCGATTATACCTATCCTATTAATAAAAACTTAAAACTGGAAGCCGGAGTGAAGGCAAGCTCGGTAAAAACCGATAACGACCTGCGTGCCGAAATTGAGAAGGGTGGTACATTTATAAACGATGTTTCGCGCACTAACCGCTTTATTTATGACGAAAGGGTGAGCGCGGCTTATGTAAACCTGGGGCAAACGTTTAAGAACACATCTGTGCAGGTGGGTTTACGTGCAGAAAATACTGTATCAACAGGTAACCTGATAACCAATAGCCAGGTAGTGCACCGGTCATACCTCGATTTCTTCCCCAGCTTATTCGTTAATCAAACGCTGTCGGCCAAACACGAATTAGGGTTTAACTTCAGCAGGCGTATAGACAGACCGAATTACGACAACCTGAACCCATTTGTGTACTACCTTGACCAGTACACCTATGAAAAAGGAAATCCTTTCCTTAAGCCGCAATACACCAACTCATTCGAGCTTAATTACACCTACAATAAAACTATTAACGTTACTTTGGGCTATAGCCACACTACTGACGCGAGCGTGGATGTATTATACACCGATACAGTAAAAAAGGCGACATTCCAGACAAACGAAAACCTGCAGACACAAAACAACTATAACATTAATATCAACACCCCTTATACCATTGCCAAATGGTGGACAGGAAACGTAGATGTTACCGGGTTTTATCAAAAGTTTAAGTCGGCAGGGTTGTTTGGCGGCACGCTTAACAATGGGCAGGCCGCTTTTCAGGGCCGTACCACCCAAACATTCATTGTCCCCGGATACAAATTTGAGGTATCAGCCTTTTATCAATCAGCGGTAAGCTATAGCATATTTAAGATCAAACCGCAATACTCCGTTGATGCCGGGGTAAGCCATTCTTTCTATAAAAAGAAAATGAACATCAAATTAGCCGTATCAGATATATTTGATACACGCAAAAACAGGGTAGCCACTAATTATACCAGTACAAACCTTAACCTGGTACAAAAGAACGAAACCCGGCTGGCGCGAATAACCTTTACCTACAACTTTGGCAACAGCAAAATAAAAGCCCGCCAGCACAGAACCGGCGCCGAAGATGAAAAAGGCAGGGTTAAAAGCGGTAATTAG
- a CDS encoding PspC domain-containing protein yields MNKTIIININGIVFHIEEDAYEILKNYMTDVQRHFLNSADSLEITTDIENRIAEMFNEILLREGKQVIVLQDVKTVVQQMGSVEDFEMEEEGAKPHAQPAFGYGTEPRRLFRDPDDHLVAGVCSGIANYFDFNPVWVRLLFVLSLIFFGTGFVLYVILWIVVPKAVTRADRMAMKGQKLDLQGFKNNFEEEISGLRNNIANMHHEARPLIYRTRDFAGDVFGHFGNFLGGAGKVIGKLVAIALIASCFAGIVALIILLISAFVYGNHNIGIYHIFPFNITSEHVNNIFIVCAVLMGIIPLLAIILTIINVVFKGNVINRTAGSALLMTWIVALSIVIYYVAKTSSNFKEYASFSQTINIKPSADSTYYLKLNDIKYLTREDSIRLKVKEDFSGRVILDDDEDNDMDMPDKNIDIFIEKSDVPQPVLVESFSARGSDYEEALSNARGTSYQFKQEGNVLKFNRRLEKQADKLWRAQRLHLTLKIPLNSKVVIDEQIDRFVRDVDVWQCKQVNKKDNASDVKFIMTDNGLQCKVDTLVLPHKQKAAADSAAVDTAQ; encoded by the coding sequence ATGAATAAAACTATCATCATAAATATAAACGGCATCGTTTTTCATATAGAAGAAGATGCTTACGAGATACTTAAAAACTACATGACCGATGTACAGCGGCATTTTTTGAACTCGGCCGACAGCCTCGAGATCACTACTGATATCGAGAACCGCATAGCAGAAATGTTTAACGAAATACTGCTGAGAGAAGGTAAACAGGTTATTGTTTTGCAGGATGTGAAAACGGTTGTACAACAAATGGGATCGGTTGAGGACTTTGAAATGGAGGAAGAGGGCGCAAAACCACACGCACAACCCGCGTTTGGTTACGGTACCGAACCTCGCCGCCTGTTCCGCGACCCAGATGACCACCTGGTGGCAGGCGTTTGCTCGGGCATTGCCAACTATTTTGATTTCAACCCGGTTTGGGTGCGCTTGTTGTTCGTTCTTTCGCTCATATTCTTCGGAACTGGTTTTGTATTATATGTAATACTATGGATTGTTGTGCCTAAGGCCGTTACGCGCGCTGATCGGATGGCCATGAAGGGTCAAAAGCTGGACCTGCAGGGCTTTAAAAACAATTTTGAAGAAGAGATAAGCGGATTACGCAATAATATAGCAAATATGCATCACGAGGCGCGCCCCCTTATATACAGAACCCGTGATTTTGCAGGCGATGTATTTGGCCACTTTGGCAACTTTTTGGGTGGGGCCGGTAAAGTTATAGGTAAGCTGGTAGCAATCGCACTGATAGCAAGCTGCTTTGCCGGGATAGTCGCGCTTATTATATTATTGATATCGGCGTTTGTTTATGGCAACCATAATATAGGTATTTACCATATATTCCCTTTTAACATTACCAGCGAGCATGTTAACAACATATTTATAGTGTGCGCTGTACTTATGGGCATTATACCTTTGCTGGCCATAATATTAACAATTATAAATGTAGTGTTTAAAGGCAATGTGATAAACCGCACCGCAGGCTCTGCGTTGCTAATGACCTGGATAGTGGCATTAAGCATTGTTATTTACTACGTTGCCAAAACATCGTCAAACTTTAAAGAATATGCCAGCTTTAGCCAAACCATAAATATAAAGCCATCGGCCGACAGCACTTATTACCTGAAGCTGAACGATATTAAATACCTGACCAGGGAAGACAGTATTCGCCTTAAGGTTAAAGAAGATTTTAGCGGTCGGGTTATTTTAGATGATGATGAAGATAACGACATGGATATGCCCGACAAGAATATCGATATTTTTATCGAAAAAAGCGATGTGCCGCAGCCTGTGTTGGTCGAATCGTTCAGTGCACGTGGCAGCGATTATGAAGAGGCGCTTTCAAACGCACGCGGCACAAGCTACCAGTTTAAACAAGAAGGCAACGTGCTAAAGTTTAACCGCCGCCTCGAAAAACAGGCCGACAAGCTTTGGAGGGCCCAGCGATTACATCTTACGCTTAAAATACCACTTAATTCAAAAGTAGTTATAGACGAACAGATAGACCGCTTTGTTAGGGATGTGGATGTTTGGCAATGCAAACAGGTAAACAAAAAGGACAATGCATCTGATGTTAAGTTTATCATGACAGATAACGGGCTGCAATGCAAGGTTGACACCCTGGTACTACCTCACAAACAAAAAGCTGCCGCCGATAGTGCAGCTGTGGATACCGCACAATAA
- a CDS encoding PadR family transcriptional regulator: MIVENTQTQMRKGILEYCILSIIAKGEIYASDIISELKKARLLVVEGTLYPLLTRLKNNGLLAYNWVESTSGPPRKYYVLSEEGRKVLEQLDGTWHELAFAVQTAIGDRHNNNQ; the protein is encoded by the coding sequence ATGATTGTCGAAAACACACAAACCCAAATGAGGAAAGGCATACTGGAGTATTGCATACTTTCCATTATAGCGAAGGGTGAGATCTATGCCTCGGATATCATATCTGAGTTAAAGAAGGCCCGGCTGCTTGTAGTTGAGGGTACATTATACCCCCTGCTTACCCGTTTAAAAAATAATGGCTTGCTTGCATACAACTGGGTGGAATCCACCTCGGGGCCCCCGCGTAAGTACTATGTGCTTAGCGAAGAAGGGCGCAAAGTGCTTGAACAGCTTGACGGAACCTGGCACGAACTCGCTTTTGCCGTACAAACCGCTATAGGCGACAGACATAACAATAACCAATAA
- a CDS encoding SusC/RagA family TonB-linked outer membrane protein, whose translation MKKLLLVSLCFLMLCITQVYAQNRTITGTVTSKDDGLPLPGVSVTVTGTSVGTQTNASGKFSLSVPATAKSLSFSFIGFQRQEVNIGAGNNMTVVLSATANQLSEVIVQSAGGLAVKRREQGYASTTVKARELTQGKATNVGAALSGKVAGLQVNTVGSGVNPTVRLVLRGNRSLLGNNQALVVIDNVIVPSSILGNINPEDIEDIQVLNGAGAAALYGSDASNGALLITTKKGKKGETTIRVSNSTSFEHVSYNPKTQTEFGSGSNTDVQLYIPFENQQYGPRFDGSIVEIGRPLPDGTIQKVRYAANDGKNQFWNTGVLNQTDIALSSGSESSTFYLSGQYVTQKGTTPNDAYNRASIRANGTRKINDRINVTYSANYVQNRYNTTTQTASVYDQLLQTPPHINITDYKDWQNNIWANPNNYYNEYYPNPYFTIDNNRQNIRNDYFVGQTELKWNPISWLTFTGRVGITASNQSYKSYTNKFVLDAYTKSIATASVKRNDIPGSVENGSNFATQLVSDFLATFDKRYNKLNVTFTAGAGIRDNNGQTQTINASGLIQRDLLNVNQRYTANTGGTQFDARRRQQSIYGDLKLSYEDYLTLHVTGRNDWLSVLAPENRSFFYPAADVAFTPTNLIESLKGSNVLNALKIRAGVSKVGQANIDPYALNTTFSQSNGYPYSTGPGYGFSGRVVSNSLRPEITKGYEFGFDADLIDNRVTASATYYSTQTTNQTVPAGLSTASGFSSYLVNTGRVDNNGIETALFITPLRTASGWTLTLGANYTHVTNKVAYISDQIEKLALSTGGNAQVYAIKGQPYPMLLGSDYLRDDQGRVIVDATTGYPSANPVQVQLGNTQPKDRLGLNVELRYKSFRFAALAEYRGGFVIFNSSGSFDFSGAGLRTVYYDRERFVFPNSSYLDPATNQYVANTNITVADGANGFFADNNRNLNIASNYVTSAASWKLREVSLQYDLPKSLFGNGKYIKGATVGLQGRNLFLWLPKSNIYTDPEYSFTDSNAIGINTLGQTPPTRYYGATVSVNF comes from the coding sequence ATGAAAAAACTTCTACTAGTAAGTTTGTGTTTCCTGATGTTATGCATAACACAGGTATATGCACAAAATCGTACAATTACTGGTACAGTTACTTCAAAGGATGACGGTCTTCCGTTACCAGGGGTAAGTGTTACAGTAACCGGAACTTCAGTTGGAACTCAAACCAATGCTTCCGGTAAATTCTCATTAAGCGTGCCTGCTACGGCAAAATCATTAAGCTTCTCTTTCATTGGTTTCCAAAGGCAGGAAGTTAACATTGGCGCCGGCAATAACATGACCGTGGTGCTTTCTGCTACCGCAAACCAACTGAGCGAGGTTATCGTACAGTCTGCGGGTGGTTTGGCTGTAAAACGCCGTGAACAAGGTTATGCCTCAACTACTGTAAAAGCAAGAGAGCTTACTCAGGGTAAAGCCACCAACGTTGGTGCGGCCTTATCTGGTAAAGTAGCGGGTTTGCAGGTAAATACAGTGGGCTCGGGTGTTAACCCAACCGTTCGTTTGGTATTACGTGGTAACCGTTCGTTACTTGGTAACAACCAGGCCCTGGTGGTTATAGATAACGTTATTGTTCCAAGCAGCATTTTAGGTAACATTAACCCTGAGGATATCGAAGATATCCAGGTGTTAAACGGTGCCGGTGCAGCCGCCCTTTACGGTTCGGATGCATCGAACGGTGCGTTATTGATCACTACCAAAAAAGGTAAAAAAGGCGAAACCACCATTAGAGTGTCAAACTCGACCAGCTTTGAGCACGTAAGCTACAATCCAAAAACTCAAACTGAGTTTGGTTCTGGTTCAAACACTGATGTTCAGTTGTACATACCTTTCGAAAACCAGCAGTACGGCCCAAGGTTTGACGGTTCAATTGTTGAAATTGGTCGCCCGCTGCCTGATGGTACTATCCAAAAGGTACGTTATGCAGCTAATGATGGTAAAAATCAGTTCTGGAACACTGGTGTGTTAAACCAAACTGACATTGCGTTATCTTCAGGTAGCGAAAGTTCAACTTTTTACTTGTCTGGCCAGTATGTAACTCAAAAAGGTACTACTCCTAATGATGCATACAACCGTGCTTCTATCCGTGCTAACGGTACACGTAAGATCAACGATCGTATAAACGTTACCTACAGCGCTAACTACGTACAAAACAGGTACAACACTACCACCCAAACCGCTAGTGTTTATGACCAATTGTTGCAAACTCCACCGCACATCAATATAACAGATTATAAAGATTGGCAGAATAACATTTGGGCTAACCCCAACAACTATTACAATGAGTACTATCCAAACCCTTATTTCACTATCGACAACAACCGTCAGAACATAAGGAACGATTACTTTGTTGGTCAAACTGAGTTAAAGTGGAACCCGATCAGCTGGTTAACCTTTACCGGCCGTGTAGGTATCACTGCTTCTAACCAGTCATACAAAAGCTATACTAACAAATTTGTGTTAGATGCTTACACAAAATCTATTGCTACTGCTTCTGTAAAAAGGAATGATATTCCCGGTAGCGTTGAGAACGGCAGTAATTTTGCCACCCAGTTAGTATCTGATTTCCTTGCCACATTTGATAAACGTTACAATAAATTAAATGTAACCTTTACTGCAGGTGCAGGTATCCGGGATAACAACGGGCAGACTCAAACGATAAACGCGTCTGGTTTGATACAGCGCGACCTGTTAAATGTTAATCAACGTTACACCGCTAATACTGGCGGTACCCAATTTGACGCACGTCGTCGTCAGCAGTCAATATACGGTGACTTAAAGTTATCGTATGAAGATTACCTGACTTTGCACGTTACCGGCCGTAACGACTGGTTATCAGTATTAGCTCCTGAAAACCGTTCGTTCTTTTACCCTGCGGCGGACGTTGCGTTTACGCCGACTAACTTGATCGAGTCGTTAAAAGGCAGCAATGTCCTTAATGCCTTAAAAATAAGGGCTGGTGTATCTAAAGTTGGTCAGGCCAATATCGATCCCTATGCGCTTAACACTACTTTCTCACAATCTAATGGTTACCCATACAGCACCGGCCCGGGTTATGGCTTCTCTGGTCGTGTAGTATCAAATTCATTAAGGCCCGAGATCACGAAAGGTTACGAGTTTGGTTTTGATGCCGATTTGATCGATAACCGTGTAACGGCAAGTGCTACATACTACTCAACCCAAACAACCAACCAAACAGTACCTGCAGGTTTGTCTACCGCATCTGGTTTCTCAAGTTACCTGGTAAATACCGGTCGTGTTGACAATAACGGTATTGAAACTGCCTTATTTATCACTCCATTAAGAACAGCAAGTGGCTGGACCTTGACTTTAGGTGCTAACTATACCCACGTTACAAACAAAGTAGCGTACATTTCTGATCAAATAGAGAAACTTGCATTGTCAACAGGCGGTAACGCACAGGTTTACGCTATTAAAGGCCAGCCTTACCCAATGTTATTGGGATCTGACTATCTTCGCGATGATCAAGGCCGTGTTATTGTTGATGCTACTACCGGATATCCTTCAGCTAATCCTGTACAGGTTCAGCTTGGTAACACTCAGCCAAAAGACCGCTTAGGTTTAAATGTGGAGCTTCGTTACAAATCGTTCCGTTTTGCAGCATTAGCCGAGTATCGTGGTGGCTTTGTTATCTTCAACAGCTCGGGTAGCTTTGACTTCTCAGGTGCTGGTTTAAGAACAGTTTATTACGATCGTGAACGTTTCGTATTCCCTAACTCTTCTTACCTTGACCCTGCTACTAACCAATACGTTGCCAATACCAACATTACTGTTGCTGATGGTGCAAACGGTTTCTTCGCAGATAACAACCGTAACTTGAATATCGCTTCGAACTATGTAACAAGCGCTGCTTCCTGGAAACTGCGCGAAGTATCATTACAATACGATCTGCCAAAATCATTGTTCGGTAATGGTAAATACATCAAAGGCGCTACTGTAGGTTTGCAAGGCCGTAACCTATTCTTATGGTTACCGAAATCAAACATCTACACAGACCCTGAGTATAGCTTTACTGATTCAAACGCTATTGGTATTAACACCCTGGGTCAAACGCCTCCAACAAGGTACTATGGTGCTACAGTATCAGTAAACTTTTAA
- a CDS encoding SusD/RagB family nutrient-binding outer membrane lipoprotein — MKKLFKILMVCGLVVSATSCNKYLDINANPNDPTAATPDLILPQAIVSFAAYHVQFNSFAGYANGMTANGGGYGAFGAQTTYNYATTDYTNLFSNSYDNINDLQYIVDKTSADGKDRYFNAAARIMRAFAYQRLVDIYGDVPYTEAVKGAANIAPKYDKAEDIYTDLFAQLNTAIESIDMSTAEVPTPIKTASAGSVDVLFGGDMQLWKRFANTIKLRMLIRIQDVTSMASVISAEKAKLAGADFITKDAIVQPGYQAGNAGKQNPMWNTWAYNETGSPSAAGIQQVPTAFAVGFYDGKKISDPARGAVTYKSLTSYTGQLGSSTNPNAPNGSAWYIGTATGTSGDAVGILKGPSMGQPIMLAAESYFLQAEANLVGLVGSPATAQDNFNEGIRASFRYLYKDKSNAYSGSYSESKANDDANAYISANSKNYLVRYTTVTDIVNNTTTPTTEAQKLEAIITQKYIALNQIDANEAFNEYRRTGYPKSNPTGDPAHNAASTISVSTAPDKLPVRIQYPSSEYALNSANVPPAVNNFTSKLFWDLN; from the coding sequence ATGAAAAAATTATTTAAAATATTAATGGTGTGCGGACTCGTTGTGAGTGCCACATCATGTAACAAATATTTGGATATCAATGCGAATCCAAATGATCCAACGGCGGCTACGCCCGATTTGATCTTACCGCAAGCTATTGTTTCGTTTGCTGCATATCACGTTCAATTTAACAGCTTTGCCGGATACGCAAATGGTATGACAGCTAATGGTGGTGGTTACGGCGCGTTTGGTGCACAAACGACCTACAACTATGCAACTACCGATTATACCAACTTGTTCAGTAACAGTTATGATAACATCAACGATCTGCAATACATCGTTGATAAGACAAGTGCTGATGGAAAAGATAGGTATTTTAACGCAGCCGCCCGAATTATGCGTGCGTTTGCTTACCAGCGTTTAGTTGATATCTACGGCGATGTGCCTTACACAGAAGCGGTAAAAGGTGCTGCTAATATTGCACCTAAATATGACAAAGCAGAAGATATTTATACAGACTTATTTGCTCAGCTGAACACCGCGATAGAAAGTATCGATATGTCAACTGCAGAGGTACCTACTCCTATTAAAACAGCGTCTGCCGGTAGCGTCGACGTTTTATTTGGTGGTGACATGCAATTATGGAAAAGATTTGCAAATACCATCAAATTGCGTATGCTTATTCGTATTCAGGATGTTACTTCTATGGCTTCTGTAATAAGCGCGGAAAAAGCTAAACTTGCTGGCGCCGATTTTATCACAAAAGATGCCATCGTTCAACCTGGCTACCAAGCGGGTAACGCGGGCAAGCAAAACCCAATGTGGAACACGTGGGCATACAATGAAACAGGTAGCCCTTCGGCCGCAGGTATTCAACAAGTGCCAACAGCATTTGCGGTAGGATTCTATGATGGCAAGAAAATATCTGACCCTGCACGCGGTGCGGTTACCTACAAAAGCTTAACCTCATATACCGGTCAGTTAGGTAGTTCAACAAATCCTAACGCCCCTAATGGCTCTGCGTGGTATATCGGTACTGCAACAGGTACGTCGGGTGATGCGGTTGGTATATTAAAAGGCCCTTCTATGGGTCAGCCAATAATGCTTGCTGCAGAAAGCTACTTTTTACAAGCAGAAGCAAATCTTGTTGGTTTAGTAGGATCTCCGGCCACAGCTCAGGATAATTTTAATGAAGGCATCAGAGCGTCTTTCAGATATTTGTATAAAGACAAAAGTAATGCTTATTCAGGCAGTTACTCAGAAAGCAAAGCTAATGATGATGCAAATGCATATATTTCGGCTAATTCTAAAAATTACTTGGTAAGGTATACTACTGTTACGGATATTGTAAACAATACAACTACTCCTACTACTGAGGCACAAAAATTAGAGGCTATTATAACGCAAAAATATATCGCGTTAAACCAGATCGATGCCAACGAAGCGTTTAATGAGTACCGTAGAACAGGTTACCCAAAATCGAATCCGACTGGCGATCCGGCACATAATGCTGCTTCAACAATTTCGGTTTCAACAGCTCCTGATAAATTACCTGTTAGAATACAATATCCAAGCAGCGAATACGCATTGAACAGTGCAAACGTTCCTCCAGCGGTAAATAACTTCACTTCGAAATTGTTCTGGGATCTTAATTAA
- a CDS encoding DUF1735 domain-containing protein produces MKKYLGILLLAISTTSLTSCLKDGPVNLPPGGSPPVIEFSTNLFVAPTSDVNSPVALYTKSYDVVPSATLELTIGYTGGAPAPEDITVNLDNDGADKIAAYNEYKDANYEMLPAEFFSGMPSSVVIKKGENFAKFTVTVKPDQFDFAKSYALPFHIASVSSGTVSGNYGTILVSVGAKNKYDGVYKVTGSYHDLSFPAYTGYFPYTADLETISAGTVDVFNEDLGTYGFLFYTNNANGDISYYGSFSPEFTFDPATNKIIKVENAYGQLAGANKRSAELDPSGVNEYDPATKTFKVKYFMYQLGAKRLTFDETYTYQGPRP; encoded by the coding sequence ATGAAAAAATATTTAGGCATTTTATTATTGGCCATTAGCACAACAAGCTTAACATCTTGTTTAAAAGATGGCCCGGTTAACCTTCCGCCGGGCGGTTCACCACCAGTGATTGAATTTTCAACCAATTTGTTTGTAGCACCTACATCTGATGTAAACTCGCCTGTGGCGTTGTATACCAAATCGTATGATGTGGTACCTAGTGCCACTTTGGAACTAACAATTGGTTATACAGGAGGCGCTCCTGCCCCTGAAGACATAACTGTTAATCTTGATAACGATGGAGCGGATAAAATCGCCGCATACAACGAGTACAAGGACGCAAATTACGAAATGCTGCCAGCCGAATTCTTCTCTGGCATGCCGAGCTCGGTCGTAATTAAAAAAGGAGAGAATTTTGCCAAGTTTACTGTAACAGTAAAACCGGACCAGTTTGATTTTGCTAAGTCTTATGCATTGCCCTTTCATATTGCTTCCGTATCATCTGGAACTGTAAGCGGCAATTATGGTACTATATTAGTATCCGTTGGTGCCAAAAACAAATACGATGGTGTTTACAAGGTTACAGGTAGCTACCATGATTTAAGCTTCCCTGCTTATACTGGCTATTTCCCTTACACAGCGGATCTTGAAACCATCAGCGCAGGCACAGTTGATGTATTCAACGAAGATTTAGGTACTTACGGTTTCTTGTTCTATACAAATAATGCCAATGGCGATATAAGCTACTATGGTTCGTTTTCTCCAGAGTTTACATTTGACCCTGCAACCAACAAGATCATTAAGGTCGAGAATGCTTATGGACAGTTAGCTGGTGCCAATAAACGTTCTGCAGAGCTTGATCCTAGTGGCGTAAATGAGTATGACCCTGCAACCAAAACCTTTAAAGTAAAGTATTTTATGTATCAACTTGGTGCTAAAAGGTTAACCTTTGATGAGACCTATACTTATCAAGGCCCACGCCCATAA
- a CDS encoding DoxX family protein, with amino-acid sequence MAYLSSLNNYRNTGLLILRVGLGAMMIFHGYPKLTGGTEMWAGLGSSTQYVGIHFWPVMWGFLAAITETLGGFLILIGFAFRPAAFFLMLNLVVAAATHLGKGDGLDGAAHAIELAFVFAGLTFVGPGKYSVDKK; translated from the coding sequence ATGGCATACTTAAGCAGCTTAAATAATTACCGCAACACCGGCCTGCTCATTTTAAGGGTTGGATTGGGCGCAATGATGATTTTTCACGGATATCCAAAACTAACCGGCGGCACCGAAATGTGGGCGGGACTTGGCAGCTCAACCCAATATGTAGGCATACACTTTTGGCCTGTAATGTGGGGTTTTTTGGCGGCAATTACCGAAACACTTGGCGGTTTCCTGATACTGATAGGCTTTGCATTCAGGCCAGCCGCATTTTTTTTAATGCTAAACCTGGTAGTAGCAGCAGCCACCCATTTAGGCAAAGGCGACGGGCTGGACGGCGCAGCGCATGCCATTGAACTGGCCTTCGTATTTGCCGGGCTTACATTTGTAGGGCCCGGTAAGTATAGTGTAGATAAAAAATAG